Below is a genomic region from Osmia bicornis bicornis chromosome 3, iOsmBic2.1, whole genome shotgun sequence.
AGGTTTCTGTGTTTGTTGCAACAGGTGGAATAGGTACGAAGCGATTCTGTGCATCAGTGGATCTTGGGAATTACTGTGACTATGTGAGCCAACCAGGTGACAAATTAACTTACCGGACGTGCATCTTCACCTGCAGCGGTGACGGATGTAATCCAGCAGCCATCCTGAAACCAACTATCTTGTGGATAGTACCAATTGGACTATTCGTAacatataaattactttttcaaAGGTAGATTCTGAttttgtgaaattttaattacctcATCTATTGAAGGTAATGTTAATCTTTAAATGTTAATCCGTCCATATTGTGTTAAGGTTTGATGTAAAGTACCGAGCACAGTAGACTTCCCTATCGAAAACAGGAATTCTTAAAATcctaattttgacgatattaatattaaaaatgatttataaacaaaaataacatgatttctaattattaaattttccaaaatttaatgtatatttaagaaatatgaataatgaCGTAATAAGAATAAACGTAAACACGAGTGGTGGGGAGCTACAgacttatacatataaataggGGGCCTGCTCTGATACATCGACATTTTCCTTCGGGCCATCCCCGGAATAGGGCATTTCCGTGGAAGGTGCCCCCTGAGGGGGCATCGCTATTTTCCTTGGGGGAGCCCAccatgctcggtactgtatattgtatataccttaagaaaacaatttatacaaaactattgaattttatgaaattcaaataacaGATGTGCCTTTTTTTAGTAAAATATCGAAAAAGTCAGTAGTTACCAAAATAAGTACAGTGTTAAGATAGCAAAAGTGAATATCAAATTCATTTCAcgatgaaaaatgtatttagtcTTATAGGTAATTAACGCATATacttattatatattaatatgtGTAAGCAGATATACACTTCCGAATTGCTATAGGTTTACACATGTGTTCATTTGTACttttatacaattatttttgtactcatttctttcttatttacTTTGACAAAGACTTTGTGTATAGAATACGaatctcatttattttttaaacgattagTTATAGTTAGTTTTGTATAAAGTACAAGAAactatgaaaaatgaaattgtacaaaataaaaaatgtgtatctacatacatatatggGTCAGAAGACAGAAATACAATCGAATACTTTGTTCTTTATTTACGAACGAGATCCTCCATTCGTCTTACAGACATCTTCTCAGCATATAAATATAACACGATGGTCGATCAATTATTGATAATTTGTTTGATGACCATTCGTAGAAAGGTACATACGTGTACGTACGTTAACGCTCTTTGGTATGTCCGTTTATATGAACAATGCATAGGATAAATAggattttccttttcttttttatacgATATACGCTATCATAACAATATTTATCGTTAAAACAAAATTACacagaataaaaagaaaaaaattgttcgCTGATTAAGGAATTGTCAGTTGATGAAAATTGGACACCCTTTACGCCAGCTTTATTGCACCAAAATTCGACGGTgtgaaacaaagaaaaatacacACACAGATTAACGTCGAGCAATtagattaataatattattgcaATATTTAACTTCTAAAGACTGGTCCAGACCTACATACATatgtttacaaaaattttcttgaaaatcttTCTGTGCTTATTTGTTTATATtaggaaacaaagaaaatcATTTATACTGGTTTTATAtagtatttttatacatttgcTTCAGTGTTTGGGGGCAAAAGTATAATAGGTCCGGAGTAAGCTTATACAATATGTATTATAGTCTATCAATTTATCAATGATTTTTCTATCAGTAACATCTGTGTTAAATGTTGAAGGCAACACAGTATGCGATATACTCTTAGAAAGACACTTCCATCAGGCTTCAAGCAATTCGATGAAATTTGAGTATCAATAGTTCACTCGAGTATCAATATTTAAGAAGATTACACCTTCTATTTTGTTAtctcatttttttatataatgatcGATTGATGCGCGTTGAACACAAGCATTTTTTAACTCGAATTTTATACCTGTTGCTCGAGAATTTCAactatgtatgtatgtacatctATACCGtatgaaaaaatacatatatttatatgtgTATAAACCATTAAGTTTGTTAAACACTATCAAGCAGCACTAAAGTATCCTGTGACTAATAACCTTTCCCGTTTCTTGGCCCTAGTAATGTAGAGTATTTTGACACACATAGATATCAGTGTTTATTAAATAGAATCGAATATTGCATATCTTTTTCTGTAGAATATTTCAACTATATGATCATAAGATGCATATCACCCACGGTTCAGTTGCTTTGTATATTGTTTTTTAGCGCTAAATATGCACATTTATAACGCTCTCTTTTAATTATACCAAAAAAAAACTGTCAGCCTAACATGTTCAAACTAATTACAGTATATAATTGAACATCATCACTGCCATGGGTTCAGTTAGAAAATTAGATATTGCCTTCTTCTACCATGGCAGTGGGTGTTGGCAGTGATCAATACACTCgacgataaaataatttatatatatatacatacatatatgtagtTGACAGGTTAAGTTTACTACCGtatgtataattatatatatatacatatgaaaGCGAGATGTACAGCTGCGTGCAACGATGCTCAGAGAAAAGAGACATTGTAGAGAAGAAGAGGTCGCTTTCCATCAACAGAAAAGCTTGTCATCATATTACGTTTTCTCACATTTTttggatatttttttttaataaatttattaaactcCTATGGAATTGAGCGTAAGGACATCGTTGCACATAACTGAACATTGAACAGAACACAACACTAGCTTTTTAAATTAACGCGTAAATTAATGTACACATATCGACAAAATTCATAATATTAACATCAAAGGTGAATAATTAACTCGTGtgaattgaataataaatagaattataaatattcGTTAATCAATAAATTCATCTCGAAGAAAATTAACGtaacaaaatattacaaaaatgcGTCGAGAATCATTGCTTCgaatgatttttttctttgcaaCCACGTACAGTTGCTATTATTAAACGATGAATCTCAATTATTGTAAGGTATTGTATGTATTGTATTATTCGTCGTTATATTTTGTGCTTTTTCTTGTATTCTCGCATGATGTTTCATTGCGTACGCAATTCTCATATAATCTGCATTCATACCTAGCGTTACTATATACGACAATTCTGTTGTAGAACGAATTGCATATGGTAAACGTGCATATGCAACAGACAGGTACAATTTTTCGTGTACACATTTTAATACTTCATCGAAGTTTTATATCTTTATATCAAGTTgatctttcttcttcgttatggtaattaatacaaatacaagtattgtttaaccctttcagtcAGTAATTATACTCTGACAAAATTTATGGTACCTGacataatttaaatgaatttattaagctttgtaatataattttttaaagtttcataatacaaatttcaaattttcaagtctaataaatataaagaaaagtaGAGTGTTAAAAACTGCGAAGAGGTATCAACATTTGATATATATAGACAAAAACTCGTCTGTACAGTGAAGGCAATCGTGTAGATCACAATTAttcgtttgttctttttctatcttcaAATTCTCTATATAGAACGATGTCTAAAAAAATTGACTAAATTATTGTTGCTTCATTGCTGCATTTTTTTCACACGAAGGTAGCAGAGAAAAGATATAAATTGTAGAGAGACGagatatattataaaaatgtatccAATCGTACTTTCACAAGATACATTCAAGAAATGTAATCAATTAGCATAAATTCGAACCGCTTTAAAATCTCCTGCACcacttttctctttttatttcttttcttttttgtgaAAATTTGCGAAAGTTTAAATATTGTAGCGGTGGTAAACGATGTAcgataaatgttttttaagtACCATGCTTTTGGCGATAAAGCTATTAAGAATTTGTTCGAAACAAACGAGATTAGGGGATTTACTGACGCTGAAGCTTGCGAATTTGTTCTTCTAGCTCTTTCACGCGTAATTGACTGTTAGCTAATTGTCGTCGGACCAGTCTTAATTCATCGGTTTGACGAGCGAACGCCAATCTGAGCTCGGCCTCGTTGTTAGGAATGTCTACGGTCTCCAAAACCTTGTTATCGTTCAGCGTCGTGGAAATGATATTCTTCTGCAATTAAAATATCGGGACAACATTCTGTTGGTCGTACGAAacgtaaatttaaaataagagcATCAAAGTACCGAGGTACTCTAGTTGTACCTGCAACACAGCGCTGCCAAATTTTTGTTGCAGCTGTTGAAACTTGGTGCTCTGATTGCTAGACGTTTTTTGACTTTTCTCCGACATATCATGAAACTCGATTGGCCTGTAGTCTGGCACAGTTTCAGTAGACAGGAATGCGAATTTCTTTTTGTTGTTCAAGTCGGTTGTAGGGGGAAGTTGCGGCGGTTTGTAAACGCGTGGCTTGTGCGTGGTAATGCTGCCACCTGTTAACATTTCCACGAGAAAATTAAGCAACAAGtgcatagaaaaaaaataaaaagaacgtTGAAAGTTCAACGGTTATACCGGTTTTCAGAGAAATTAAAATCGGTGGACTATTCATGCCACTGATCCAGTCTCTGGCTGATAGAGCGGGACAGGTACCGATAGTGTCAGGATACAGGTCCTCTTGGAACTGGTCGCTCTGGAAAGTGAAAGTTCCCgattattgaaattcaaatattaagCAATTTATTTAACAAGATACCTACCTTTCGAGGTACTATCATTGAAATCGGTTCGCACATTCCACGGGTGGCGTGCAATTTATAAAATCTAAACACCTCGCATATGGAAGTGTTTACGCCTCTTTTTGGCATTACACCCAGTCCTCTTTGTGGATTGCCGGAAATGAATTGGCTGAGATAATGGACCCAAGGAGCCTCATTCACTATCTCATAGTAGCGGATGTTACCATCACCCTAGAAATAAGAAACTCTAAACTATATCGCTTCCTCCaactatacatacatacatcaTTGTTCCCGCCGACTATACGGGTGTTTACCTTGCCGGCCAGGTACACCATATTAGTGTCGTTATCATAATACGGAAAAACGACTCCGCTTGAAGAATCTATGGTCTCGCACGTCAATGGAACGGTGAGATCGTGTTGGCTCCAAATGGCGTACTGTCGATCCGAGTGGCGGCTGAAGCCCGTGGTGAGAAGACGTCCCGAACTGCCAAGGAAAACCACTTTGCTAGCTTTTGTCCCGGCATGACAAACTCCTTCCTGTTTAACAAACAATTGTCATTTAAAACATGAACTTTATTGTGATACAAAATAGATACGTACAGAGACCACGATACCGGATCTTGGCTCGAAGACCCTCAATTTCTTATCCTTGCAAGTGGTCGCTAACAAGCTGCCATCGCGATTCAAAGATATGCTGTAGATCACATCGGGATGCCTGTCGATCACGCTGACGGCCTCTCCTCTATTTATATCCCACGCGATAACGAGATGATCAAAGCCCGCGCTGAACAGTACGTTCTCGGCCACCGGATGCCATTCGATGTAAGCGACACGACGTTTGTGTCCTTGCAATTCCACCAGCCATTCGGTCAAATTTCGCGATAATCCACCGTCAGGAATGTGCCACAGTTTTATCTAACATTGAGGAACAACAAGAAGATTGTGAGAGGATGCGAATAGCAATAAGAGAAGATTGATACGCGTTGCTCGAAATAATGAGAGCGAATCGCGTTGCAGGATAAGATATTCTTATGTATTTAGCATCCCgtttaatattatacattaGCAAACGTGTAATTTGTAAAAGGTGATAACCAtgctcttttctttttttattttactttcacTTACATGAAAGTTGTAAAATACTGTTATTCGAGTCACATTCTTGAGAATCTTCTTTTTAAGACATAGAAATTACTGACTGACTGACGCTTTATATCcaaatgaataatattaagCTGTCGCGTATCAAATGATAGAAAGTCTGTCACGATTTGATGACAATAAATTTGAATCTTagaaattgatgaaaatgatCATAAAACTCTGAGGTAGTTTGCATTATAATAAAtagattcaaataaataatctaattattctaaataaacGCGGATAGGAAATCAGCAGAGCAATCCTACGGTGCAATCATCGGAGCAGGAAGCGATGATGTTATCGTTGAACGGATTCCACTTGATATCCAGAACTGGTCCGGTATGTCCAGTCACTCTGCTTGCATTAAAATCCAGTCTTCCGGTCTAAAACATGGAATCCTGATTAGCAATCCAATATATCTCATGTTGTAAGTACAGTGgctcgattaattaaaaaaaaaaatagaaaaaatacacCTGTTCTACAGTCgatcattttctaaattagtATCGACAAGGAAGGTGTTGATTTTTACAATTCTTTCTATATATTTCCGAATACTCTAATCCCATAAAGGATACCGAGCTGTAACAGTATTAAATTGGGACGCTATTTGCGTCGATGTATAATCGAATGATAAAGCAACCCCGTTGATAGGCTATCAGGTGATGATGGAGCGCTAGAATCAAACGGATCGATAAGCAGATAACTCACGCGATCGAGCGGTAAAACCAGAAACGCTCCTCCGCCAGCTACTTCCGTCACCACAGCGAGGAACTTTGGATTCACGGCGCAGAATTGCGAATCATGGGCATTCTTcgtaattttgatattgtcGTAGCATTTCTCCCTCTTTGCTGGTACCCCGTACACGTGGCGAAATTTACTACTTCGAACACCACGGAACCAAgactgaaaaagaaaaacatgattatcaatttatataattatttaacataTCCACTGATATGATGATCATCAGTGCCTCAAATTTTACTaataatgtttttaatttgaaaattaaccgAACGCGgcaaattattgaagtatCGTTGCTGAAGTCGTTGCTGAAGAACgatttaatgaatttaaagCAAGGTCAATAACACGATAACGAAGATTTGTAACAGCTGTTTGGGACTCTCTCCGGTTCAGAAACCGTGAAGAAGAAAGTTTCGTGGAACAACGCCGAAAGCGTGTTACCAAGTCGACACCTTGGTATGTATCACTATCGCTATCAGGTTTTTTCAATCGTACACGTTGCTCCGCATCGTGATCTATAACAAGGAGCAACGTGTACCTTCGATTCTTGCAACGAATACGTATGGTAATCGCGGACAAAACGTGAAATCTTTCTCGGATTAGTCGCGCGTGATGCGTGGTAGCCACGGAGCGCACTGTAGCGCGGCGAGACAGATCAAATTATGCGACTTTTTCTCAACAATAACGAAGCAACGTGTTCCATAGTTAATACACGGCCAAACTGTAACCGTAATCCCGTATCGTAAAGATTAATGGTACGTTTCTGCGTCAATTTTTATCGATGGAACGCGAATCGTGACAAGTTTATACGACGCCGTTaacaaagtaattaattatggtaaaaagtaaaaattcgTTTTCTAACGAGATCTTTGTAAactttataattttctaaattataaaTCGTAGGTATTAAAGAAGTCTACAAAGTATTACATAATTATTGTATAAGAAAACCAATTGACTATGTCATAATATGTACTATCATCACTATAATTAGAActaattcttcttttattcttcgcgttaaaatcgaatcgaatcgataaTATGATACAATATCAGTCTCGTTCTCTCATTACATAAGAAAATTCAACTTGCAAACATCTGGTTTGCATACAACATGCCTGAAACGTGAAAATTTGATGAACTCATACAAACAATCGTGTGCCGACTGTACAATTATTATGATACAAAGGTGTTC
It encodes:
- the LOC114880952 gene encoding coronin-2B-like isoform X1, with the translated sequence MGYNIANWEMIRTREELAEKLGLEGADDTHTLLNNMVDVRACYKPSGKSWFRGVRSSKFRHVYGVPAKREKCYDNIKITKNAHDSQFCAVNPKFLAVVTEVAGGGAFLVLPLDRTGRLDFNASRVTGHTGPVLDIKWNPFNDNIIASCSDDCTIKLWHIPDGGLSRNLTEWLVELQGHKRRVAYIEWHPVAENVLFSAGFDHLVIAWDINRGEAVSVIDRHPDVIYSISLNRDGSLLATTCKDKKLRVFEPRSGIVVSEGVCHAGTKASKVVFLGSSGRLLTTGFSRHSDRQYAIWSQHDLTVPLTCETIDSSSGVVFPYYDNDTNMVYLAGKGDGNIRYYEIVNEAPWVHYLSQFISGNPQRGLGVMPKRGVNTSICEVFRFYKLHATRGMCEPISMIVPRKSDQFQEDLYPDTIGTCPALSARDWISGMNSPPILISLKTGGSITTHKPRVYKPPQLPPTTDLNNKKKFAFLSTETVPDYRPIEFHDMSEKSQKTSSNQSTKFQQLQQKFGSAVLQKNIISTTLNDNKVLETVDIPNNEAELRLAFARQTDELRLVRRQLANSQLRVKELEEQIRKLQRQ
- the LOC114880952 gene encoding coronin-2B-like isoform X2, which codes for MLQAKRKISDMTNDKQSWFRGVRSSKFRHVYGVPAKREKCYDNIKITKNAHDSQFCAVNPKFLAVVTEVAGGGAFLVLPLDRTGRLDFNASRVTGHTGPVLDIKWNPFNDNIIASCSDDCTIKLWHIPDGGLSRNLTEWLVELQGHKRRVAYIEWHPVAENVLFSAGFDHLVIAWDINRGEAVSVIDRHPDVIYSISLNRDGSLLATTCKDKKLRVFEPRSGIVVSEGVCHAGTKASKVVFLGSSGRLLTTGFSRHSDRQYAIWSQHDLTVPLTCETIDSSSGVVFPYYDNDTNMVYLAGKGDGNIRYYEIVNEAPWVHYLSQFISGNPQRGLGVMPKRGVNTSICEVFRFYKLHATRGMCEPISMIVPRKSDQFQEDLYPDTIGTCPALSARDWISGMNSPPILISLKTGGSITTHKPRVYKPPQLPPTTDLNNKKKFAFLSTETVPDYRPIEFHDMSEKSQKTSSNQSTKFQQLQQKFGSAVLQKNIISTTLNDNKVLETVDIPNNEAELRLAFARQTDELRLVRRQLANSQLRVKELEEQIRKLQRQ
- the LOC114880952 gene encoding coronin-2B-like isoform X3 is translated as MTNDKQSWFRGVRSSKFRHVYGVPAKREKCYDNIKITKNAHDSQFCAVNPKFLAVVTEVAGGGAFLVLPLDRTGRLDFNASRVTGHTGPVLDIKWNPFNDNIIASCSDDCTIKLWHIPDGGLSRNLTEWLVELQGHKRRVAYIEWHPVAENVLFSAGFDHLVIAWDINRGEAVSVIDRHPDVIYSISLNRDGSLLATTCKDKKLRVFEPRSGIVVSEGVCHAGTKASKVVFLGSSGRLLTTGFSRHSDRQYAIWSQHDLTVPLTCETIDSSSGVVFPYYDNDTNMVYLAGKGDGNIRYYEIVNEAPWVHYLSQFISGNPQRGLGVMPKRGVNTSICEVFRFYKLHATRGMCEPISMIVPRKSDQFQEDLYPDTIGTCPALSARDWISGMNSPPILISLKTGGSITTHKPRVYKPPQLPPTTDLNNKKKFAFLSTETVPDYRPIEFHDMSEKSQKTSSNQSTKFQQLQQKFGSAVLQKNIISTTLNDNKVLETVDIPNNEAELRLAFARQTDELRLVRRQLANSQLRVKELEEQIRKLQRQ